A genomic region of Trifolium pratense cultivar HEN17-A07 linkage group LG3, ARS_RC_1.1, whole genome shotgun sequence contains the following coding sequences:
- the LOC123914057 gene encoding cysteine-rich receptor-like protein kinase 10: MIRNSNCSSIRMHHIWLFTIKFIYLFYFAASQNNSNTQELLDYRYACLDQSSVAPSTTYQTNLNNLMSSLSSDSATSNGFGNRTSGSDQNNKVYGLYFCRGDVNTSLCHSCVQNSSRLLEQHCPNNASAVLWYPFCLVRYSNNNFFGNLTIRPRIPMFDAKQNLTSAGEFDSDARILMNGLIQMGSQTDLMFGTHMFNINGTQSRYGWVQCSRDITNEECRTCLSNLLEDVENCCMQKKVWRIFSPSCIMMYETQPFFVNGTISEPAKEKDDSRSWIIIVIVVIGIAVAALLAFSAYYFRCLKRKKERNSMQILSPMFSQDQTDIEETGNTDLPMMPLSTILKSTNNFSDEYKLGKGGFGTVYKGVLADGREIAVKRLSKTSVQGVEELKNELILIAKLQHRNLVRLLACCIEQNEKLLIYEYLPNSSLDFHLFDIVKGAKLDWKQRLNIINGIAKGILYLHEDSRLRVIHRDLKASNILLDHEMNPKISDFGLARAFGGDQDEANTIRVVGTYGYMAPEYAMEGLFSVKSDVFSFGVLLLEIISGRKNSKFYLSEPGQSLPIYVWNLWCKRKGLDLMDPLIEKSCVPSEYLKCIHIGLLCVQEDAADRPTMSSVVHMLASDSATLTSPTRPAFSVGRGDVQRAVVDQESSSNTSISANEVTLSELRPR; this comes from the exons ATGATCAGAAACAGTAATTGTAGCAGCATAAGAATGCATCATATATGGTTATTTACCATCAAATTCATATACCTTTTCTATTTTGCTGCATCTCAGAACAATAGCAATACACAAGAACTACTTGATTATAGATATGCTTGTTTGGACCAATCTTCTGTTGCTCCTTCCACCACATACCAAACCAACCTCAACAATTTGATGTCTTCATTATCATCAGATTCTGCTACAAGTAATGGTTTTGGAAATAGAACTTCAGGTAGTGATCAAAACAATAAGGTTTACGGACTCTACTTTTGTCGTGGCGATGTTAATACAAGTCTTTGTCATTCATGTGTTCAAAACTCTAGCAGATTGCTCGAACAACACTGTCCTAATAATGCTTCAGCAGTTTTGTGGTACCCCTTTTGTCTTGTGAGGTATTCAAACAATAATTTCTTTGGTAACCTTACTATAAGACCAAGGATTCCTATGTTTGATGCAAAACAGAATTTGACTAGTGCTGGTGAATTTGATAGTGATGCTAGAATTTTGATGAATGGTTTAATACAAATGGGATCACAGACAGATTTAATGTTTGGAACACATATGTTTAACATAAATGGTACTCAAAGTAGGTATGGTTGGGTGCAATGCAGCAGAGATATTACTAATGAGGAATGCAGAACTTGTTTGAGTAACTTGCTTGAGGATGTTGAAAATTGTTGTATGCAGAAGAAAGTGTGGAGAATATTTTCTCCAAGTTGTATTATGATGTATGAAACTCAACCATTCTTTGTGAATGGTACAATTTCTGAGCCAG CCAAAGAAAAGGATGACTCAAGGTCATGGATTATCATAGTCATTGTTGTAATTGGAATAGCAGTCGCAGCCCTATTGGCTTTCAGCGCATACTATTTCCGGTGCTTGAAACGTAAAAAAG AGAGAAATTCTATGCAAATCCTTAGTCCAATGTTTTCTCAAGATCAGACTGACATTGAGGAGACTGGAAATACTGACCTACCTATGATGCCTCTGAGTACCATTCTAAAGAGTACTAATAATTTTTCTGATGAATATAAATTGGGGAAAGGTGGATTTGGAACTGTGTACAAG GGTGTTTTAGCAGATGGAAGGGAAATTGCTGTGAAAAGGCTTTCAAAAACTTCCGTTCAAGGTGTGGAggaattaaaaaatgaattaatattgATTGCCAAATTGCAACATCGAAACCTCGTGAGACTATTGGCTTGCTGCATTGAGCAAAATGAAAAGCTTCTTATCTATGAATACTTGCCTAATTCAAGCCTTGATTTCCACCTATTTG ATATCGTGAAGGGTGCAAAACTAGATTGGAAACAGCgattaaatattattaatggGATTGCTAAAGGGATTCTATATCTTCACGAGGACTCTAGGCTTAGAGTTATTCACAGAGATTTGAAAGCTAGCAATATACTGTTAGATCATGAAATGAATCCAAAAATATCAGACTTTGGACTGGCAAGAGCATTTGGAGGAGACCAGGATGAAGCAAATACAATTAGAGTTGTCGGAACTTA TGGATACATGGCTCCAGAATATGCTATGGAAGGATTATTTTCGGTGAAGTCAGATGTTTTCAGCTTTGGTGTTCTTTTGCTAGAGATCATAAGTGGAAGAAAAAACAGCAAATTCTATCTTTCAGAGCCTGGACAAAGCCTTCCCATATAT GTATGGAACCTTTGGTGCAAAAGAAAAGGTTTGGACTTGATGGATCCATTGATAGAAAAGTCATGTGTACCTAGTGAATATCTGAAGTGTATACATATTGGACTATTGTGTGTACAAGAAGATGCAGCAGATAGACCTACAATGTCAAGTGTTGTTCACATGCTTGCAAGTGACTCGGCGACTCTTACCAGCCCTACACGCCCTGCATTTTCTGTTGGAAGAGGTGACGTCCAACGAGCTGTTGTTGACCAAGAGTCTTCATCAAACACTTCTATCTCTGCAAATGAAGTAACCTTGTCTGAATTGAGGCCAAGATGA
- the LOC123914056 gene encoding cysteine-rich receptor-like protein kinase 10 isoform X1, producing MATKLILIISILRFLSFMTLFTKSIAQSANYVGDDCKNSTEQSLTATYKSNLNKVLSLLSSDAIVSKGYNHTSIGDNTVDAVYGLYDCRGDVRGSFCQFCVSTAASDIPQYCPNRASVTIWYNFCILRYSNHNFFGKLTTDPSWYNISGSENINNPQELEKAEDNMQSLIKEATLDTKNLFAMGEFNLSTNKKRYGMVQCSRDLNDKQCNQCLGAMLDKVPKCCGTKIGWQVLAPSCLIKYDDFKFYELIYQTSTPLAAGQGGSKISNTLIIIIVIVLVVAVALMSCCIYFIWRLNHSNKDGLESETIPISLHDRKGNDSINSNLPIIPLTWIKQSTNNFSELCKLGEGGFGPVYKGNLVDGTEVAIKRLSITSGQGSQEFKNEVIFIAKLQHRNLVRLLGCCIEDNEKLLLYEYMPNSSLDFHLFGTNDEKRKLLDWKLRLNIINGIAKGLLYLHEDSRLRVIHRDLKASNVLLDQEMNPKISDFGLARAFEKDQAQENTRRVVGTYGYMSPEYAMEGLYSVKSDVFSFGVLLLEIICGQRNSGFYLGEHGQSLLIYSWNLWHEGKSLELVDPILKETYIANEVVRCIHIGLLCVQEDAIDRPTMSNVVVMFASDTMALPNPNHPAFSVGRNVKEHGSTSKTSNDPSVNEITISNVFPR from the exons ATGGCAACAAAACTCATACTCATAATTTCCATCCTTAGATTTCTTAGCTTCATGACCCTTTTCACAAAATCAATTGCACAATCTGCAAACTATGTAGGTGATGATTGTAAAAACTCAACAGAACAATCTCTTACAGCTACATACAAATCAAACCTTAACAAAGTATTGTCATTGCTTTCCTCTGATGCTATTGTAAGCAAAGGATATAATCACACAAGCATAGGTGATAACACAGTTGATGCTGTTTATGGTCTCTATGATTGTAGGGGTGATGTTAGAGGTTCATTTTGTCAATTTTGTGTTTCTACTGCTGCCTCAGATATTCCTCAATACTGTCCTAATAGAGCCTCAGTTACTATATGGTACAACTTTTGCATTCTCAG atattccaatcATAATTTCTTTGGAAAGCTAACAACAGATCCATCATGGTACAACATATCTGGGTCAGAAAACATCAATAATCCACAAGAACTTGAGAAAGCTGAGGATAATATGCAAAGTTTGATCAAAGAAGCTACTTTGGATACCAAAAATTTATTTGCAATGGGTGAGTTCAATTTGAGtactaataaaaaaagatatgGAATGGTGCAGTGTAGTAGGGACCTTAATGACAAGCAATGTAATCAATGTTTGGGGGCTATGTTAGACAAAGTTCCTAAATGTTGTGGGACAAAGATTGGTTGGCAAGTTCTTGCTCCAAGTTGTTTgataaaatatgatgattttAAGTTCTATGAACTTATTTATCAAACATCAACTCCTTTGGCAg CTGGCCAAGGAGgttcaaaaatatcaaatacCTTGATCATCATCATAGTCATTGTGTTGGTGGTGGCAGTTGCTCTCATGAGTTGTTGTATCTACTTCATATGGAGGCTTAATCATTCAAATAAAG ATGGATTAGAATCAGAGACAATTCCTATATCTCTTCATGACCGTAAAGGAAACGATTCAATAAATTCCAACCTTCCAATAATCCCTTTAACTTGGATTAAACAAAGTACTAATAACTTTTCCGAGTTATGTAAACTAGGAGAAGGTGGATTTGGCCCTGTTTATAAG ggtaatttagtagATGGAACAGAAGTTGCAATCAAAAGGCTATCTATAACATCTGGTCAAGGTTCACAAGAGTTCAAAAATGAAGTGATCTTTATAGCTAAATTGCAACATAGAAACCTTGTGAGACTTTTGGGTTGCTGCATTGAGGATAATGAGAAGTTGCTTTTATATGAATACATGCCAAACTCTAGCCTTGACTTTCATCTATTTGGTACTA ATgatgaaaaaagaaaacttcTAGATTGGAAGTTAAGATTGAACATTATTAATGGAATTGCAAAAGGACTCTTGTACCTTCATGAAGACTCTAGACTTAGAGTAATCCATAGAGACTTAAAAGCTAGTAATGTTCTACTAGATCAAGAGATGAATCCAAAAATATCTGATTTTGGATTGGCAAGGGCATTTGAaaaagaccaagctcaagaaaatacaagaagAGTTGTGGGCACATA TGGATACATGTCTCCAGAGTATGCTATGGAGGGGTTATATTCAGTGAAATCTGATGTTTTCAGCTTTGGAGTTCTTTTATTAGAGATAATTTGTGGACAAAGAAATAGTGGATTCTATCTCGGAGAACACGGTCAAAGTCTTCTTATATAT AGTTGGAATCTTTGGCATGAAGGAAAAAGTTTGGAACTTGTAGATCCAATATTGAAAGAGACATACATAGCCAATGAAGTTGTAAGGTGCATACACATTGGTTTGTTGTGTGTACAAGAAGATGCAATTGATAGACCAACCATGTCCAATGTTGTTGTCATGTTTGCAAGTGATACAATGGCACTTCCCAATCCTAATCATCCTGCATTTTCAGTTGGAAGAAACGTTAAGGAACATGGATCAACTTCAAAAACTTCCAATGATCCTTCTGTTAATGAAATTACAATATCAAATGTTTTCCCTAGGTAG
- the LOC123914056 gene encoding cysteine-rich receptor-like protein kinase 10 isoform X2, whose translation MATKLILIISILRFLSFMTLFTKSIAQSANYVGDDCKNSTEQSLTATYKSNLNKVLSLLSSDAIVSKGYNHTSIGDNTVDAVYGLYDCRGDVRGSFCQFCVSTAASDIPQYCPNRASVTIWYNFCILRYSNHNFFGKLTTDPSWYNISGSENINNPQELEKAEDNMQSLIKEATLDTKNLFAMGEFNLSTNKKRYGMVQCSRDLNDKQCNQCLGAMLDKVPKCCGTKIGWQVLAPSCLIKYDDFKFYELIYQTSTPLAAGQGGSKISNTLIIIIVIVLVVAVALMSCCIYFIWRLNHSNKDGLESETIPISLHDRKGNDSINSNLPIIPLTWIKQSTNNFSELCKLGEGGFGPVYKGNLVDGTEVAIKRLSITSGQGSQEFKNEVIFIAKLQHRNLVRLLGCCIEDNEKLLLYEYMPNSSLDFHLFDDEKRKLLDWKLRLNIINGIAKGLLYLHEDSRLRVIHRDLKASNVLLDQEMNPKISDFGLARAFEKDQAQENTRRVVGTYGYMSPEYAMEGLYSVKSDVFSFGVLLLEIICGQRNSGFYLGEHGQSLLIYSWNLWHEGKSLELVDPILKETYIANEVVRCIHIGLLCVQEDAIDRPTMSNVVVMFASDTMALPNPNHPAFSVGRNVKEHGSTSKTSNDPSVNEITISNVFPR comes from the exons ATGGCAACAAAACTCATACTCATAATTTCCATCCTTAGATTTCTTAGCTTCATGACCCTTTTCACAAAATCAATTGCACAATCTGCAAACTATGTAGGTGATGATTGTAAAAACTCAACAGAACAATCTCTTACAGCTACATACAAATCAAACCTTAACAAAGTATTGTCATTGCTTTCCTCTGATGCTATTGTAAGCAAAGGATATAATCACACAAGCATAGGTGATAACACAGTTGATGCTGTTTATGGTCTCTATGATTGTAGGGGTGATGTTAGAGGTTCATTTTGTCAATTTTGTGTTTCTACTGCTGCCTCAGATATTCCTCAATACTGTCCTAATAGAGCCTCAGTTACTATATGGTACAACTTTTGCATTCTCAG atattccaatcATAATTTCTTTGGAAAGCTAACAACAGATCCATCATGGTACAACATATCTGGGTCAGAAAACATCAATAATCCACAAGAACTTGAGAAAGCTGAGGATAATATGCAAAGTTTGATCAAAGAAGCTACTTTGGATACCAAAAATTTATTTGCAATGGGTGAGTTCAATTTGAGtactaataaaaaaagatatgGAATGGTGCAGTGTAGTAGGGACCTTAATGACAAGCAATGTAATCAATGTTTGGGGGCTATGTTAGACAAAGTTCCTAAATGTTGTGGGACAAAGATTGGTTGGCAAGTTCTTGCTCCAAGTTGTTTgataaaatatgatgattttAAGTTCTATGAACTTATTTATCAAACATCAACTCCTTTGGCAg CTGGCCAAGGAGgttcaaaaatatcaaatacCTTGATCATCATCATAGTCATTGTGTTGGTGGTGGCAGTTGCTCTCATGAGTTGTTGTATCTACTTCATATGGAGGCTTAATCATTCAAATAAAG ATGGATTAGAATCAGAGACAATTCCTATATCTCTTCATGACCGTAAAGGAAACGATTCAATAAATTCCAACCTTCCAATAATCCCTTTAACTTGGATTAAACAAAGTACTAATAACTTTTCCGAGTTATGTAAACTAGGAGAAGGTGGATTTGGCCCTGTTTATAAG ggtaatttagtagATGGAACAGAAGTTGCAATCAAAAGGCTATCTATAACATCTGGTCAAGGTTCACAAGAGTTCAAAAATGAAGTGATCTTTATAGCTAAATTGCAACATAGAAACCTTGTGAGACTTTTGGGTTGCTGCATTGAGGATAATGAGAAGTTGCTTTTATATGAATACATGCCAAACTCTAGCCTTGACTTTCATCTATTTG ATgatgaaaaaagaaaacttcTAGATTGGAAGTTAAGATTGAACATTATTAATGGAATTGCAAAAGGACTCTTGTACCTTCATGAAGACTCTAGACTTAGAGTAATCCATAGAGACTTAAAAGCTAGTAATGTTCTACTAGATCAAGAGATGAATCCAAAAATATCTGATTTTGGATTGGCAAGGGCATTTGAaaaagaccaagctcaagaaaatacaagaagAGTTGTGGGCACATA TGGATACATGTCTCCAGAGTATGCTATGGAGGGGTTATATTCAGTGAAATCTGATGTTTTCAGCTTTGGAGTTCTTTTATTAGAGATAATTTGTGGACAAAGAAATAGTGGATTCTATCTCGGAGAACACGGTCAAAGTCTTCTTATATAT AGTTGGAATCTTTGGCATGAAGGAAAAAGTTTGGAACTTGTAGATCCAATATTGAAAGAGACATACATAGCCAATGAAGTTGTAAGGTGCATACACATTGGTTTGTTGTGTGTACAAGAAGATGCAATTGATAGACCAACCATGTCCAATGTTGTTGTCATGTTTGCAAGTGATACAATGGCACTTCCCAATCCTAATCATCCTGCATTTTCAGTTGGAAGAAACGTTAAGGAACATGGATCAACTTCAAAAACTTCCAATGATCCTTCTGTTAATGAAATTACAATATCAAATGTTTTCCCTAGGTAG